The following is a genomic window from Aphis gossypii isolate Hap1 chromosome X, ASM2018417v2, whole genome shotgun sequence.
TATTCGTAATAGACCTACATTGATATCAACCGAAAATTTGAAACatggaattataaaaatgtcagcTGCAGAATCCTTATGTTTTACTAGATACTTTGGACTTATAATTGGGGATTTAGTTCCCAATAATTCTGAGTTTtggtcattatatattattcttaaaaaaatagttgatattatttttcaaaaatgtattagactAAAGGatactattttactaaaatgtttaattttggaACACCATGAACtatacttaaaactatttgGTATAGGATTGAAACCAAAACATCATCATATGGTACATTATCCACTCATCATTCAAAAGTCAGGTCCATTATCTATGTTTTCATCAATGCGATATGAAGCCAAACATAAAGAACTTAAAGATGCAGCTAATGCTATCACAtctcgaaaaaatattaagtacactTTGTCGTCAAAACAGCAATTACAATTGTCTTACAGATTTTTATCCTCTGTCGAAAATATGTACACAATTCCAATACAATTAGGCCGTGTCATAACCTTAGATAGTTTCACGTTAGATACTTACAATactagaatacattttttaaataaaaagtttaacttttgtgttgataatattacatttgtatCCTGGGTGAACATAAAAGGTACatgttataattgtaaaaatatgtgtgtCATGATTGATGCAAATCAGGTTGACACTGTGATGCCATCTTTTGGTTTAATTATAGCAATTTTTATGACTGACGAAAAACGTTCATTTACCATTTGTGAAATGTatcaaactatatattttgatgaacACTTTCAAGCCTTTAATGTAATTAAgacaaataatttagtatgtatTTCTTTGGAACAATTGGGTAGTATATATCCTACTCTTGCTGTTAACATACCTGCAGAACTATCATttataccattaaaataaagtatagctatgtaagttatatcatttgtattacctaattataattaaataacaataaaatatattcttacatTTATCTctgactttatttattttatttattgaagtataatggtatatattttcaattatttaattaatatagtacaatctactataaaatgtttagtatttagtacTAAGGTCTGTGGCGGTCGAATGCTCTAGAATGCTCGGGGTCCGCGCCGCGCGTCTTCGGTAATGTTCTGGAAGGTTCGCACTGCCGCCGCTGCCTCTAGAAGATTCGACAGCCTATATAAGCGCATGATCATCGCTCCGTACAGTCTGTCATTCGTCAACCAGTCTACGCGTTTTGTCTCGCCGTCTCTCGCTTGTTAGCTTTTGtaatatagttgtaatttGCAAAcagtaaaagtttttatttacaccTACCTATTACACTTCGCTACATTGGTGACCTCGACAACAAACAAGTATGAACGAAGAAGAATTACGCAGTCAGTTGGAGGCGTTACGCCAAGAAAACGCTCGTCTTGCGGCACTACAGGCACAGCAAAATCCAACAGCTTCAGTAAATCGCGTCGCCGTTAAGTTACCACCTTTTTGGGCCGAAAGACCGAGCTTATGGTTCTCGCAGGTGGACTCGCAGTTTGCAATTTCGGGAATAACAAGTGaggaaacaaaatttaattacgttGTTGCTCAGCTTGATACGCGTTATGCAGCTGAAGTAGaggatattattactaatccACCGCCTACTGAACGCTACAAACATTTGCGCACAAAACTTGTTGAACGGTTGTCCATCTCAGAAGAACAACGTGTGCGTCAACTCATTAACGAAGAAGAACTAGGTGACCGTAAGCCATCACAGTTCTTACGACATCTCCGTTCCCTTGCCGGTACTACCTTATTACAGGATAATATTCTACGTCAACTTTGGCTCCGCCGTCTACCATCACATGCACAAGCTATTTTAACAGCACAATCAGAACTTCCTTTGGAAAAGGTAGCCGAGCTAGCCGACAAAATTGTTGAAGTACAGCCAGCTCCCTCGCAATTTGTCCATGCTGTTGCCACGACAAACGACAAAAAGGAACTCGATGTCTTCGCTGCCATTGAAGTGCTCACGAAACAGGTAAGCAAATTATGCGCCAAACGCCCACAACATATCCGTTCTAGGTCGCGTAGCCGTTCAAACGTAGAACGGACTAATGGCAAAAGATGGTGCTGGTATCATAGTACTTATGGAGAAAAAGCCGCTAAGTGTAAGGCTCCCTGCAAGTACCAGGTAAACTGCAACGACAGTCAGTAGTGGCGGCAACAGACTGTCCGAATCCTGGGAGCCGCCTGTTTGTTACAGatcaaataacaaaacaacagTTTTTGATCGACTCCGGCTCCGACTTATCTTGTTACCCACGACGGCTACTACGGGATAGACGACAAGCCACTGATTACGACCTCAGCGCGGCCAACAACAGTACCATAAAAACTTTCGGGACGCTCCATCTCAATTTGAACTTAGGACTTCGACGCAGTTTCCCATGGAGGTTTATTGTCGCCGACGTGAGTATTCCTATCATTGGTTCTGACTTCATGGCATATTACCACTTGCTGCCGGACTGCCGTACCAAACGTCTTATCGATGGCGTTACAGGCTTGGCTGTAGGTGGTAAGGTGTCCTCTGTAAGTCAATGCAGCATAAAATCCGTTGCCAACACTTCCCGCCGGATTACCCGGAGCAATAAAGCACCAAACGGTTCACCACATCCTGACGTCACCAGGACAGCCAATAGCTTGCCGCCCACGCCGCTTAGCTCCAGGTAGACTGAAAATTGGCAAGCAGGAATTCGCGGAAATGATCAAGGTAGGTACCGCTAGACCTTCGAGCAGTCCGTGGTCTTCACCATTACATTTAGCACCGAAAGGGGAGAACAGCTGGCGTCCTTGCGGTGATTACCGTGCACTGAACGCCCGAACTATACCAGATTCCTATCCGGTCAGACATATCCATGATTTCTCGCACAATCTGGCTAACTGCACGATATTTTCCACAATTGATCTGGTAAAGGCTTACCATCAAATACCTGTTAATCCGGACGATATATGCAAAACAGCCATTACTACCCCAATCGGACTTTTCGAATTCCCTTTTATGACATTCGGATTGCGAAATGCGGGACAAACTTTTCAGCGCTTCATAGACGAAGTTACCAATGGGTTGAACTTCTGTTACGCATATATTGATGACATTTTGGTTTTCTCAAAATCAGAGGAGGACCACAAACAGCATTTACGAGTCCTATTCGGAAAACTTTCTGACTATGGTGTTAttgttaattcaaaaaaatgtgttttgggtACTACTAAGGTAAAGTTTCTTGGATACCTAGTGTCTTCTGAAGGCACCCGCCCGCCACCGGATCGCGTCGATGCCCTACGGCAGTATCCATTGCCAAAATCGGTGCAGGGATTACGCCGGTTTTTGGGAATGGTAAACTTTTATCGCCGGTTTATTCCCAAGGCTGCTGACCTACAAGCACCACTCCACGACATTCTCAAAGGCCCGAGGGCAAAAGGTTCCCAATCTGTACAGTGGACTCCGGAGTTGGAAGAAGCGTTCACCGCATGCAAAGAAAATCTTGCGAGCGCTACACTCTTAGCACACCCTCATCCGGGCGCACGCCTTGGACTTTTTACTGACGCATCCAGTCAATCTATCGGCGCATGTCTGCAGCAACTAGTCGATGACAACTGGCAACCAATAGCTTTTTTCTCAAAGAAAATGTCGGTAAAACAAGGTGCGTGGCCTGTTTATTACCGTGAATTGCTCGCCATCTATGAATCAGTGAAGTACTTCAGGCACATAGTCGAAGCACAACCATGTACCATTTTCACCGATCATAAGCCACTCATATATGCTTTCACTCAACGCAGAGAAAAGATACCTCCTACGCAACTCAACCAATTGACATTCATTTCCGAATTCACCACTGACATTCAACACGTAAAAGGTGAACAAAACATCGTCGCCGATACCATGTCACGCATTGAAGCTATGTCTCTCCCGCTAGACTACCAAGATCTTGCTGTATCTCAGGACTCGGATGATGaactcaaacattttattgacaaAAGTTCATCTCTTCATTTGGAGAAGGTACTAGTGCCTGGATCTTCGGCTTATATTTATTGCGACACGTCAACGGGACGCCCACGACCATTTTTGCCTCAGCAATTCCGGCATCACGCATTTGATCAGTTACACAACCTT
Proteins encoded in this region:
- the LOC126552390 gene encoding uncharacterized protein LOC126552390 encodes the protein MNEEELRSQLEALRQENARLAALQAQQNPTASVNRVAVKLPPFWAERPSLWFSQVDSQFAISGITSEETKFNYVVAQLDTRYAAEVEDIITNPPPTERYKHLRTKLVERLSISEEQRVRQLINEEELGDRKPSQFLRHLRSLAGTTLLQDNILRQLWLRRLPSHAQAILTAQSELPLEKVAELADKIVEVQPAPSQFVHAVATTNDKKELDVFAAIEVLTKQVSKLCAKRPQHIRSRSRSRSNVERTNGKRWCWYHSTYGEKAAKCKAPCKYQVNCNDNQITKQQFLIDSGSDLSCYPRRLLRDRRQATDYDLSAANNSTIKTFGTLHLNLNLGLRRSFPWRFIVADVSIPIIGSDFMAYYHLLPDCRTKRLIDGVTGLAVGGKVSSVSQCSIKSVANTSRRITRSNKAPNGSPHPDVTRTANSLPPTPLSSR